In Streptomyces sp. P9-A4, the genomic window CGCCTGACGGCCGCCCCCGGGCCCCGGGCCGCCGCGTTCCGTACCCTTTGGGCCACGCCGCCACCGGGGCGGCGTTAGGGTGCTGCCGGGCGGCCGGTGCGGCAGGCCGTGCGAGAAGGGGAAACGGGACCGTGGACGTGACGTGGCCGGGCAATGAGCTCGAAGAGGTCCTTGCCGCCTCACTCGGCAACCCGGAGGCCGGCGGCCGGCTGGTCGAAGTACTGGGCCGCAGCTCCGTCTGGGTGCCCCTGCCCAACGGCGGCAGCGCCGAGAGTGCCGACCTCGACCTCCCCACCATGGAGATCGACGGCGCGGCGTACGTCCCCGTGTTCAGCTCCGAACAACAGTTCCTCGCCTGCGTCGGCGGCCACATGTCCTTCACCGTCGCCCCCGCCCGCGACTTCGCCCGCGGCCTGCCCCCGCAGCTCGGCATCGCGGTGAACCCCGGCGGCACCGTCGGGGTTCCGCTGCCCCCGCCCGCCGTCGTCGAACTCTGCCGCGCCGGACGCACCCCGCTCGACGGCCCCGCGAGCGGCGGCCGGGTCCGCCTCTTCGAGCCCGACTGGCAGGACGACCCCGTCGACTTCCTCTCCGCCGCCGCCGCCGAGTTCGAGGCCACCGGCGTCGTCGTCACCGCCCGCCGCGCCCTCGCCAGCGTCGAGGGCACCGAACCCGCCCTCTTCGTCGGCGTCCAGCTCTCCGCCTGGGACGGCATCGACCGCAACGCCCCCCTGGACGCCCTCGGCCGCGCCCTCGGCCGGGTCGAGGTGGCCTGGCCGGTCAACCTCATCCTGCTCGACATGGCGCAGGACCCGGTCGGCGACTGGATGCTGGAGCGGGTACGCCCCTTCTACCAGCGCGCCGCCGGGTGAGCGGCCCCCTGCTTAAGCTGAACTGAACCGGTAGCTGGACAGACGTGGTGGACGAAAGAGGGGCGGGACCCAGGGTGAGCGCGTCAGGCACCGCTGCGACCGATCAGGTCGAGCACACGCTGCGCCAGGTGGCACCCGGACGCTACGACGCGTACGAGCAGTTGCTGCACGCCCTCGCGGACGGCGAACTCCGGATGCTGCTCTGGCACGGCTCGCCCGGCACGGCCGACGCCCAGTACGGGAACATGGAGGTCGACGGCTTCGGCTACGCGCCCTGCGTCACCTCCGACCGGGAACTCGCCGCCTCCGGCTGGAACCGCGCCCACGAGTTGGTCACCGGCCGCGAGATCGCCCGCGCCCTCTACCCCGACCGCTGGGGCGTCTGGCTCAACCCGCACGCCCCCGGCGGCGGCCTCGGCATCCCCTGGGCCGACCTGCGGCGGATCGCCACCGGTCTCGACCGGATGCCCGCGGGCCCCCTGCGGGTCACCGATCCCACCCTGGAGATGCCGCAGTTCTACGCCCTGCTCACACAGAACGCGCACCGCACCCCGGCCGTCCGGGCCCTGCGCCGAGGCTGGGTGCAGCCCGCGCTCGGCTCCCCGTACCTCGTCATCGGTCTCGACCTGTACGACACCTCCACGGCCGCCGTCGACACGGTCCGCGCGATGATGCGCCAGTCGATCGGTGCCGTACCCGAGGGCCTGCCCGTCTCCACGGTCGCCCTCTCCGACGCCTACGACCCGGTGGCCCTCTGGCTGCGGGCGAACGGACGCCCCTTCTACGACCGCGAGGCACACGCCGGACGCGGCTCCGCG contains:
- a CDS encoding enhanced serine sensitivity protein SseB produces the protein MDVTWPGNELEEVLAASLGNPEAGGRLVEVLGRSSVWVPLPNGGSAESADLDLPTMEIDGAAYVPVFSSEQQFLACVGGHMSFTVAPARDFARGLPPQLGIAVNPGGTVGVPLPPPAVVELCRAGRTPLDGPASGGRVRLFEPDWQDDPVDFLSAAAAEFEATGVVVTARRALASVEGTEPALFVGVQLSAWDGIDRNAPLDALGRALGRVEVAWPVNLILLDMAQDPVGDWMLERVRPFYQRAAG
- a CDS encoding enhanced serine sensitivity protein SseB C-terminal domain-containing protein; this translates as MSASGTAATDQVEHTLRQVAPGRYDAYEQLLHALADGELRMLLWHGSPGTADAQYGNMEVDGFGYAPCVTSDRELAASGWNRAHELVTGREIARALYPDRWGVWLNPHAPGGGLGIPWADLRRIATGLDRMPAGPLRVTDPTLEMPQFYALLTQNAHRTPAVRALRRGWVQPALGSPYLVIGLDLYDTSTAAVDTVRAMMRQSIGAVPEGLPVSTVALSDAYDPVALWLRANGRPFYDREAHAGRGSAPVPGYGYPPPAPSGY